ATGTCCTACTCTGAATGTATAGCTCAGATGTGTCTCTTTTCTGCAGTCTTAGGTTCAGAGACCATCCTCTTTACTGTGATGGCATATGATCGTTATGTTGCAATATGCCACCCACTGCATTATACTACCATTATGAGCAGGACAACTTGTATTCTTCTGGCTGTAGCTGCCTGGCTACTTGGTGGTGTGAATTCGACGGTGCACACTGCCTTAATTCCAAGGTTAAAATTCTGCCAGCACAACATAATTGACCATTTCTTCTGTGAACTTCCCTCAGTGTTAAAGGCAGCCTGCTCAGACACTTATATCAATAATGTGGCAGTTATTATTGCAGATGTTTTTTTAGGTATGGTTTGTTTCAGTTTAACAGTCATATCTTACACATACATCATCTCAACCATATTAAAAATCCGTTCTGCTGAGAAAAAGAAGAAAGCCTTTTCTACCTGTGCATCACATATCACTGTTGTGACACTGTTCTATGGAGGTGTTATCTACACCTACGTTCGACCTGCTTCCAAAAATGTCCTGGAGGCTGACAAAGTAATATCTACATTTTATGTCATTGCCTCCCCTGTGCTGAATCCCGTTATTTACAGTTTAAGAAACAAAGAAGTTATCAACGCTCTTAAAAAATTACTGGAAAGAAAGTTGTACCCATGATAGTAACCATTTAAAAAATGTACTATTTACTTCAGTTTTTAATTTGATATTTTGCCTATGATCCAGAATCTCTACGCAAATTAGAATAATATATGAAAATAAAATCTAATAATAAAAGGTATGGTTGTGGTTATGGCTTATTACATTATATGCTGCCCTTCCTGAATGCATAACATGacagtttacaaataaaaataataggagAAAAATAATGCTATTTCAGTTTAaagaaaacacagagaaaaacagCAAGGTACATAGTGTCAGTCTGCTCCACACTTGTCCACAGAAATATGAGTAAAGAATGAATAAACTAGttattggggtgggggtgggggggggggttgtggctcagttactactactactaataatttctatagtgctactagatatttGCAGTGTTGAActcattatattcaggtactttctccaCTAGTAGGCTTAtgttctaagtttttgtacctggggcaatggagggttaagtgacttgcccaaggtcagaaggatCAGTAGTGGGAACTGAATGCAATTCACTagtatcaaagcccactgcactaaccactaggctattcctccactgcaAAGGTTAACAATGTTCTAAGGTAATAAAATAAATTGGCTCTTTCTGGATTCCAATTTTGTGAAATTGGCATCTACTTCTGTAAGCACTAGTTTAAAGCACTCAGTGATGTCACTCCTTTGTAATAACGGCAGAGAGCTTGCCTGATCCGAAGAGCGGAGTTGAGCATTACAGAAGGAGAATGACCATTTGCTTCCTGGGACTGTGAGTGCCAAgagtggtgaaggtgtatctgTGTAGAAGTCAACACAACCATAGAAGTGGAAAGAACAACAGAGTCCCACGGATAGTCTCAGGAGCAGcagaggagtgggaacagaatcaggctcttcaagaaAAAGATTGAGGACATGCAATgtagaaataaaatgtattgagattgtaccatgtttcagcactgGGAGtgctttcttcaggagtctacacaAATATAGTAGAAgataaaaacatcttaaaataaaaatcaacaaatACAAATTCTTAATTAATATCTAGTTTTCAATTgtcggggccctgtttacttagctgCATTATaagcacgttagtgtttttaacacatgttaaccatgtacgtgtgttaactgtgtatgcatctaaaatatccctataggcgcctgcacagttagcgcatgcgctaattgtagacacattaaatgctaatgcaccttagtaaacagggcccttaattaatttttattcaagatgtttttattttaacaCCATAAAATTCCATGAAGATGATTGCATAATTCGTATATGTTTGCTTACTAGAGAATCAAAAGTATGACTAACTTCCAGCACGACAAACTGGAAAATAAGATCTCTAGGACCTCTGCAAATATATGTAAAAGGATCACAAATGAACTGCTTGATATCAGTGATGAAAGGACTCAATTAAGGACTCTCAATTGCCAACAAATGGGTATGTTTccacttagtaaaatggcc
This genomic interval from Microcaecilia unicolor chromosome 1, aMicUni1.1, whole genome shotgun sequence contains the following:
- the LOC115460528 gene encoding olfactory receptor 13G1-like; protein product: MEGNNQSMPVEFDMIGFSSHPELQPLFFTIFLVIYIAALLGNIAISTIITTDSRLHTPMYFFLINLSILDICCTTAAIPQILQIIQSRKKTMSYSECIAQMCLFSAVLGSETILFTVMAYDRYVAICHPLHYTTIMSRTTCILLAVAAWLLGGVNSTVHTALIPRLKFCQHNIIDHFFCELPSVLKAACSDTYINNVAVIIADVFLGMVCFSLTVISYTYIISTILKIRSAEKKKKAFSTCASHITVVTLFYGGVIYTYVRPASKNVLEADKVISTFYVIASPVLNPVIYSLRNKEVINALKKLLERKLYP